A section of the Oscarella lobularis chromosome 15, ooOscLobu1.1, whole genome shotgun sequence genome encodes:
- the LOC136196211 gene encoding uncharacterized protein, whose protein sequence is MAKALAPEPRSSHESALIGDDLYLFGGTSEKGAHHFPRNEIWTYNVREEMKWIRRFAQGKNIPPPCEGARCVVINGVMYSYGGKKKDKRHLGEVFGLDPKKMKWILVATPAHENKPWQRFYCCLWAIGGRIIMFGGASDDIPPYLLQWGAQRNGAVNNEIYEFGFEEGSEKGYWLDVELSGERPQPRGSSAIETIDENRGLLHGGYGVGIYFDDAFVIDLKEKQWICIDFLPKPYARYGHRICRLTKKGFEERNCFLLIGGCNSSKFSDHAYILDFDKRKSYVFHLNPEIPPVWLHTLHCVENPDGSAQIIVAGGQDWNGKLKKPIIEFSLGPSNESYTQLETQKLSADATSPVPKGELQHIQELERKLEEMRMEVTEVRDEKTQWAKQYRSLEAEAVRILEKKSALETFCASLQKDIGALRTRCSELEEEKKEIAGALEDQTKILAESQKHLNQFMTVLCISAFQVRLTNDKLGSGAYADVIVGHWNGMRVAVKKFHALITTPRTIPTFQREVLTASRLHHPNIIRVCGAVMEDGIPFQIVSELLEGSVSEVIDAAHSSPCYLSHYEQLSIVVQMTSAIAYLHGLQPRPYVHADIRPTNVLVTRDMKVKVADLGAAHLVESSTSAGPLSPRYIAPERMPPASARSSLPSDVYSLGVSLIEIFTGVGPIPEDRNSQLTPINNRRRLHMICSKMISSERERPTSADCLAVLTKEMEELVESGALAIKRMAKGQFEGEGDSRRHNVVLSDTYHL, encoded by the exons ATGGCCAAAGCTCTAGCACCCGAGCCACGGTCTTCTCATGAAAGTGCGCTGATTGGGGATGACCTGTATCTTTTCGGAGGTACGAGCGAAAAGGGCGCACACCATTTCCCTCGCAACGAAATCTGGACTTACAACGTCCGGGAAGAGATGAAGTGGATTCGCCGCTTCGCCCAAGGAAAGAATATTCCTCCGCCTTGCGAAGGAGCGCGATGCGTCGTTATCAATGGTGTTATGTATTCGTACGggggaaagaagaaggacaaGAGGCATCTCGGAGAGGTGTTTGGTTTGGAtccaaagaaaatgaagtgGATCCTTGTGGCTACGCCCGCCCATGAAAACAAACCGTGGCAACGCTTCTACTGCTGTTTGTGGGCCATTGGCGGGCGAATAATCATGTTTGGCGGTGCGAGCGATGATATACCGCCGTATCTTCTCCAATGGGGAGCCCAACGCAATGGGGCAGTGAATAACGAGATTTATGAATTCGGATTTGAGGAGGGAAGCGAAAAAG GATATTGGTTGGATGTTGAATTAAGCGGCGAACGACCCCAACCACGTGGCAGTTCTGCCATTGAAACAATTGATGAAAATCGAGGATTGCTTCATGGAGGATACGGCGTTGGAATATATTTCGATGACGCATTTGTGATcgatttgaaagagaag CAATGGATTTGCATTGATTTCCTTCCGAAACCGTACGCTCGATACGGTCACAGAATCTGCCGATTAACGAAGAAAGGAttcgaagaaagaaattgctttcttctcatcGGAGGGTGCAACTCCAGCAAATTCTCAGACCACGCTTACATTCTCGACTTTGACAAAAGAAAGTCCTACGTG TTTCACCTAAACCCGGAAATTCCGCCTGTTTGGCTTCACACGCTTCATTGCGTGGAGAATCCTGATGGATCGGCTCAGATCATTGTCGCGGGAGGACAGGACTGGAATGGGAAATTAAAGAAGCCCATAATTGAGTTTTCTCTAG GTCCGTCAAACGAGTCGTATACGCAGCTTGAGACTCAGAAACTTTCCGCCGATGCGACGTCGCCAGTGCCTAAAGGTGAATTGCAGCACATTCAGGAACTCGAAAGAAAATTAGAAGAAATGAG AATGGAAGTGACTGAAGTTCGTGATGAAAA AACCCAGTGGGCTAAACAATATCGATCTTTAGAAGCAGAGGCAGTTCGTATCTTAGAAAAAAA GTCAGCGCTAGAAACGTTCTGTGCTTCTCTTCAGAAAGATATTGGCGCATTGAG AACCCGATGTAGTGAActggaggaagaaaaaaaggagatagCTGGCGCTCTTGAAGATCAGAC AAAAATCCTCGCCGAATCTCAAAAACACCTCAATCAATTCATGACCGTGCTCTGCATTAGTGCATTTCAAGTTCGCCTTACAAATGACAAACTTGGTTCGGGAGCATATGCAG ACGTAATTGTTGGTCATTGGAACGGAATGCGAGTGGCTGTAAAGAAATTCCACGCTCTCATCACGACCCCAAGAACAATTCCGACATTCCAAAGAGAAGTTCTGACAGCCAGTCGACTCCACCATCCCAATATCATCCGTGTATGCGGTGCTGTAATGGAAGATGGAATTCCATTCCAAATCGTCTCTGAATTACTAGAGGGATCAGTGAGCGAAGTCATTGATGCAGCTCACTCATCTCCATGCTATCTCTCTCACTATGAGCAGCTCTCTATTGTCGtacaaatgacgtcagctattGCTTATCTACACGGGCTCCAACCTCGTCCCTACGTTCACGCGGACATTCGACCGACCAATGTCTTAGTGACGAGGGATATGAAAGTCAAAGTCGCTGATTTAGGAGCCGCCCATTTGGTGGAGAGCTCCACATCAGCCGGCCCTCTCAGTCCGAGATATATTGCTCCCGAACGAATGCCACCCGCATCGGCACGCAGCTCGTTGCCAAGCGACGTCTACAGTCTAGGTGTGTCtctaattgaaatttttaccGGGGTTGGGCCTATCCCGGAAGACAGAAATAGTCAACTAACGCCTATAAATAATCGTCGCCGCTTGCACATGATTTGCTCGAAAATGATTTCGAGCGAAAGAGAGAGGCCTACAAGTGCCGACTGTTTGGCTGTTCTGACTAAAGAAATGGAGGAACTCGTCGAAAGCGGAGCTCTAGCGATAAAGAGAATGGCGAAGGGACAATTTGAAGGAGAGGGAGACAGTCGTCGTCACAACGTCGTTCTTTCAGACACCTATCATCTTTAA